In one Vicugna pacos chromosome 22, VicPac4, whole genome shotgun sequence genomic region, the following are encoded:
- the RAB11B gene encoding ras-related protein Rab-11B, with amino-acid sequence MGTRDDEYDYLFKVVLIGDSGVGKSNLLSRFTRNEFNLESKSTIGVEFATRSIQVDGKTIKAQIWDTAGQERYRAITSAYYRGAVGALLVYDIAKHLTYENVERWLKELRDHADSNIVIMLVGNKSDLRHLRAVPTDEARAFAEKNNLSFIETSALDSTNVEEAFKNILTEIYRIVSQKQIADRAAHDESPGNNVVDISVPPTTDGQKPNKLQCCQNL; translated from the exons ATGGGGACCCGGGACGACGAGTACGACTACCTATTCAAAG TGGTGCTCATCGGGGACTCAGGCGTGGGGAAGAGCAACCTGCTGTCCCGCTTCACCCGCAACGAGTTCAACCTGGAGAGCAAGAGCACCATCGGCGTGGAGTTTGCCACACGCAGCATCCAGGTGGACGGCAAGACCATCAAGGCGCAGATCTGGGACACCGCCGGCCAGGAGCGCTACCGTGCCATCACCTCTGC GTACTACCGTGGCGCAGTGGGCGCGCTGCTGGTGTATGACATTGCCAAGCACCTGACCTACGAGAACGTGGAGCGCTGGCTGAAGGAACTGCGGGACCACGCAGACAGCAACATCGTCATCATGCTGGTGGGCAACAAGAGTGACTTGCGCCACCTGCGGGCGGTGCCCACTGACGAGGCCCGCGCCTTCGCAG AAAAGAACAACTTATCCTTCATTGAGACCTCAGCCTTGGATTCCACCAACGTGGAGGAAGCTTTCAAGAACATCCTCACAG AGATCTACCGCATCGTGTCACAGAAGCAGATCGCGGACCGCGCAGCACACGACGAGTCCCCTGGAAACAACGTGGTGGACATCAGCGTGCCGCCCACCACCGACGGACAGAAACCCAACAAGCTGCAGTGCTGCCAGAACCTGTGA